A window of Ictalurus furcatus strain D&B chromosome 18, Billie_1.0, whole genome shotgun sequence contains these coding sequences:
- the foxi3a gene encoding forkhead box protein I3a, translating into MTSFLPQALSPQFHTMGQESQEYSLYNDNFYSSPPLPSPQQTLPSASDLVDYATPSSNPYLWFSSPGLNAAPNLGGGPQPYGMQRPYLGAGGMGGAEGAFSWFSLPSQEDLMKLVRPPYSYSALIAMAINGARNRRLTLSQIYQYVADNFPFYNKSKAGWQNSIRHNLSLNDCFMKVPRDDDDPGKGNYWTLDPNCEKMFDNGNFRRKRKRKSDSLPEEEGKGYTETDSTASSPKDQNNTSHESERGPSPVSVGTAPCLNGFLSQMNEMVSGSSSLREGALLQSMPLGVSLDTQRVSPTGGFGSYSPSATVPQWESQIPPPTQTSISSSPSHYTGSYSDSILSQFSSNLYPGLDSAGMVYPREGTDV; encoded by the exons ATGACATCATTTTTGCCACAAGCCCTGTCACCCCAATTCCACACAATGGGCCAGGAATCCCAAGAGTACAGCCTGTACAATGACAACTTCTACAGCTCGCCACCTCTGCCGAGCCCACAGCAGACCTTGCCATCTGCCAGTGACCTGGTGGACTATGCCACCCCGTCCTCCAACCCTTATCTGTGGTTCAGTAGCCCTGGGCTGAATGCTGCGCCCAACCTCGGGGGAGGGCCGCAGCCCTATGGCATGCAGAGACCCTATCTTGGTGCAGGAGGAATGGGGGGTGCAGAAGGGGCTTTCAGCTGGTTTTCTTTGCCTTCTCAAGAAGACCTGATGAAACTTGTTAGACCACCATATTCTTATTCAGCTCTGATTGCCATGGCAATAAACGGTGCCAGAAATCGCAGGCTCACACTCAGTCAAATCTATCAGTACGTAGCAGACAACTTCCCTTTCTACAACAAGAGCAAGGCCGGCTGGCAGAACTCCATTCGTCACAATCTTTCACTCAATGATTGCTTCATGAAGGTGCCTAGGGATGATGATGACCCAG GAAAGGGCAATTACTGGACTCTCGACCCAAACTGTGAGAAAATGTTTGATAACGGTAACTTCCGtcgcaagagaaagagaaaatccgATTCCCTGCCTGAAGAAGAGGGAAAAGGCTACACAGAAACAGACTCTACTGCGTCCAGCCCAAAAGACCAGAATAACACCAGTCACGAATCCGAGAGAGGACCCTCTCCAGTTTCAGTAGGCACAGCCCCCTGCCTTAATGGCTTCTTGTCTCAGATGAATGAAATGGTCTCAGGTTCAAGTAGCCTGAGAGAGGGTGCTTTACTCCAATCAATGCCACTAGGTGTGTCTCTGGACACTCAAAGGGTCTCTCCAACCGGAGGTTTCGGCTCATACTCGCCAAGTGCTACAGTACCACAATGGGAGTCGCAGATTCCTCCCCCGACTCAAACAAGCATCTCTTCCTCACCCTCTCACTACACAGGCAGCTACAGTGACTCAATCCTTAGTCAATTCAGTAGCAATCTATACCCAGGCCTGGACTCTGCTGGCATGGTGTATCCGCGGGAAGGCACTGACGTGTAG
- the nhp2 gene encoding H/ACA ribonucleoprotein complex subunit 2-like protein translates to MTKTKKEKSATEEESGGTEKSYQELLANINPIANPLASRKLSKKLYKCVKKAAKHKQIRRGVKEVQKFINKGEKGIVVLAGDTLPIDVYCHLPVMCEDKNMPYAYIPSKVDLGASAGSKRPTCVIMIKPHEEYKEAYDECLEEVSALPKPL, encoded by the exons ATGAccaagacaaagaaagagaaaagtgcTACTGAGGAGGAGAGCGGAGGGACTGAGAAATCCTACCAGGAGTTACTAGCTAACATCAACCCCATCGCTAATCCCCTGGCCTCACGCAAACTAAGCAAGAAGCTGTACAAATGCGTCAAAAAAG CGGCCAAACATAAACAGATTCGCCGAGGAGTCAAAGAAGTACAAAAGTTCATCAACAAAGGCGAAAAGGG GATCGTGGTACTTGCTGGAGATACGCTTCCTATCGATGTGTACTGCCACTTACCAGTCATGTGCGAAGACAAAAATATGCCCTATGCCTACATTCCATCTAAAGTG GACTTAGGAGCCTCAGCTGGTTCGAAAAGGCCCACTTGCGTGATCATGATCAAACCACACGAAGAATACAAGGAGGCATATGATGAGTGTCTGGAAGAAGTTTCTGCCCTGCCCAAACCTTTATGA